A part of Desulfobacter sp. genomic DNA contains:
- a CDS encoding HDOD domain-containing protein yields the protein MEIFVARQPVFTAEKKIFGYELLFRISLDNAFPDIDGTTATSGVLANTFFSFGLDNILAGKPGLINFTRDLLVRQTPLIFPKEHIIIEVLEDIEPEPEVIQALKKFRAEGFRIALDDFVYDQRFDEMIDLCHMIKFDIMATPLDTLGPVFSTVLGKRPIDLLAEKVETYEEFEQAKQMGFGLFQGYFFSRPEILSKKGLSANQITNLKLISETVRSDPDLKAIENLIKKDISVSFKLLKFINSAYFNRPTPIDTIRDAITFMGVNELKKFINVVVVSDLNPGKPNELVRSSVIRARMCEQCANVLNTPYSPDELFTLGLFSAMDAIMDMHMEDILSGISLSDRIKDALLGRDKLFSQLLELIISFEHGDWQHQRFQSSKDSSLVRALPDFYLDALKMADSFFAMI from the coding sequence ATGGAGATTTTCGTAGCCCGACAGCCTGTTTTTACTGCCGAAAAAAAAATCTTCGGGTATGAACTTCTGTTCAGAATCAGCCTGGACAATGCATTCCCGGATATTGACGGCACCACCGCAACCTCCGGCGTGCTGGCCAACACCTTTTTCTCCTTCGGGCTGGATAACATCCTGGCCGGGAAGCCCGGACTCATCAATTTCACCCGGGACCTGCTGGTCAGGCAGACCCCCCTGATATTTCCCAAAGAGCATATCATCATTGAGGTGCTGGAAGATATTGAGCCGGAACCCGAGGTCATTCAGGCCCTGAAAAAATTCCGGGCGGAAGGCTTCCGCATTGCCCTGGATGATTTTGTTTATGATCAAAGATTCGATGAAATGATTGATCTCTGCCATATGATCAAGTTCGATATCATGGCAACCCCACTGGATACCCTGGGGCCGGTGTTTTCGACGGTGCTCGGGAAGCGGCCCATTGACCTTCTGGCTGAAAAAGTGGAAACCTATGAGGAATTTGAGCAGGCAAAACAGATGGGGTTCGGCCTCTTCCAGGGATATTTTTTCTCCAGGCCGGAAATCCTGTCGAAAAAGGGACTCTCAGCCAACCAGATCACCAACCTCAAACTCATCAGCGAAACCGTCCGGAGTGATCCGGATCTGAAGGCCATCGAAAACCTGATCAAAAAAGACATCTCCGTCTCTTTCAAGCTGCTGAAATTTATCAACTCAGCCTATTTCAACCGGCCCACCCCCATTGACACCATCAGGGACGCCATCACCTTCATGGGGGTGAACGAACTGAAAAAATTCATTAATGTGGTGGTGGTATCCGACCTGAATCCGGGCAAACCCAATGAACTGGTCAGATCCTCGGTGATCCGGGCCAGGATGTGCGAGCAGTGCGCCAACGTTTTGAACACTCCGTACTCGCCGGATGAATTATTCACCCTGGGACTTTTCTCCGCCATGGATGCCATCATGGATATGCATATGGAGGATATTCTCTCCGGAATCTCCCTTTCCGACCGGATCAAGGATGCCCTTTTGGGCAGGGATAAACTATTCAGTCAGCTCCTTGAGCTCATCATCAGTTTTGAGCATGGCGACTGGCAGCACCAGCGCTTCCAGTCCTCCAAAGACAGTTCACTGGTCCGGGCCCTTCCCGATTTTTATCTGGATGCTTTGAAAATGGCTGATTCCTTCTTTGCCATGATCTGA
- a CDS encoding conjugal transfer protein TraB, whose translation MKSIDEQILRTTKEIVVKFIEMGRLSPTNVHETFKDVHATVNETVKKNVDPPNHDKSIPAGAKP comes from the coding sequence ATGAAATCCATAGACGAACAGATACTGAGAACCACCAAGGAAATTGTTGTCAAATTCATTGAAATGGGCAGGCTGTCCCCCACCAATGTGCATGAGACGTTCAAGGACGTCCACGCCACCGTCAACGAAACCGTGAAAAAGAATGTCGACCCGCCGAACCATGACAAATCCATCCCTGCCGGCGCAAAACCCTGA
- the purN gene encoding phosphoribosylglycinamide formyltransferase — protein MGKKLKVGTLISGGGTNLQAIIDACSAGNIDAEILFTGSDVPGVRGLERAEKAGIDTFVVDYGEIISACRQNGCGNCLPDDFSLDEITGKQRLVDPKKDPEKAAFFLESRAVAEKALLDKILAYDMDLLVLAGFMRVLTPYFIDRINTESGKHRIMNIHPALLPSFPGTDGYGDTFRYGCKIGGCTVHFIDYGEDTGPIIGQKAFEILDTDTLDDVKKKGLAREWELYPACIQKYAESV, from the coding sequence ATGGGCAAAAAGTTGAAAGTCGGTACGCTGATTTCGGGCGGAGGCACCAATCTCCAGGCCATCATCGACGCCTGCAGTGCAGGAAATATCGACGCCGAGATCCTTTTCACAGGCTCCGATGTCCCCGGTGTCCGGGGGCTGGAACGGGCGGAAAAGGCCGGTATTGATACCTTTGTGGTGGACTATGGCGAAATTATTTCTGCCTGCAGACAAAATGGGTGCGGCAATTGCCTGCCCGACGATTTCAGCCTGGATGAGATCACGGGCAAGCAGCGCCTTGTGGATCCCAAAAAAGATCCGGAAAAGGCTGCTTTCTTTTTAGAAAGCCGGGCCGTTGCAGAAAAGGCGCTGTTGGACAAGATCCTGGCCTATGATATGGATCTGCTTGTCCTGGCCGGATTTATGCGGGTGCTGACCCCTTATTTTATCGATCGGATCAATACAGAGTCCGGCAAACACCGGATCATGAATATCCATCCGGCACTGCTGCCTTCGTTTCCGGGGACGGACGGGTACGGGGATACGTTCAGGTACGGGTGCAAAATCGGCGGCTGTACCGTCCATTTTATCGATTACGGGGAAGACACCGGCCCCATCATCGGACAGAAGGCCTTTGAAATTCTGGATACCGATACCCTGGATGATGTGAAGAAAAAAGGCCTGGCCAGGGAATGGGAACTCTATCCCGCCTGTATTCAGAAATATGCAGAGTCGGTATAA
- a CDS encoding helix-turn-helix transcriptional regulator yields MKTKLGPLLRAIRNSRNLTIKEVATKAGVSSSLLSQIERNRISPSLDTLLQLLEVYGVPPNKFFKDYETMTRVEIVKKDQRKTYERKGFKYETLCGESQSKGNYSFNAFFLELAPGQKRGDADDGHLGRELGIVIAGQGQLIYGDEAYEICAGDTLSFFSQIPHVIKNTGEEKFQAYWIVTPADGEDYFGEKPVKNE; encoded by the coding sequence ATGAAAACCAAACTGGGCCCTTTGCTCAGGGCAATTCGAAATTCCCGAAACCTGACCATCAAGGAAGTGGCAACCAAGGCAGGGGTCAGCTCAAGTCTCCTGTCCCAGATTGAACGGAACCGGATTTCCCCCTCCCTTGATACCCTGCTCCAGCTTCTTGAGGTCTACGGGGTGCCCCCCAATAAGTTCTTTAAAGATTACGAGACCATGACCCGGGTGGAGATTGTCAAAAAAGATCAGCGCAAAACCTATGAACGCAAGGGGTTCAAGTACGAAACCCTGTGCGGGGAAAGCCAGTCCAAGGGCAATTATTCTTTCAATGCCTTTTTTCTGGAACTGGCCCCGGGGCAGAAACGGGGAGATGCGGACGACGGGCACCTGGGCCGTGAACTGGGCATCGTCATCGCCGGTCAGGGCCAGTTGATTTACGGGGACGAAGCCTATGAGATCTGCGCCGGGGACACCCTCTCCTTTTTTTCCCAGATTCCCCATGTGATCAAGAACACCGGGGAGGAAAAATTCCAGGCCTATTGGATCGTCACCCCGGCGGACGGGGAGGATTATTTTGGAGAAAAGCCCGTCAAAAATGAATAA
- a CDS encoding 3-isopropylmalate dehydratase large subunit, whose amino-acid sequence MGKTIAEKIFETHLVDEPFGNVSVLRLDRVFCHEITTPTAIQDLVARGKDRVFDPDKIKAVIDHVTPAKDSKTAMQGKILRDWARRHNIRDFFDIGNNGVCHAIFPEKGFVRPGFTVIMGDSHTCTHGAFGAFAAGVGTTDLEVGILKGVCTFKKPDTFKIEVTGQLRDGVYAKDIILEVIRRVTVNGATNMVIEFTGPVVDAMNMDQRMTLSNMAVEAGATSGICQPDMTTVEYLWPFIKDEFDSKEAALAEYAEFRSDGDAVYAKALTVDVSDLAPQVTFGYKPDNVRPVSEMAGTPVDQVYIGSCTNGRLEDLRVAAAVLKGKKISSRIRGIVSPATPDIFSAALEEGIIKIFMDAGFCVTNPTCGACLGMSNGVLAEGEVAAATTNRNFNGRMGKGGMVHLMSPATAAATAIAGEIANSRLFAD is encoded by the coding sequence ATGGGAAAAACAATCGCAGAAAAAATTTTTGAGACCCACCTGGTTGACGAGCCCTTCGGGAATGTCAGCGTCCTGCGCCTGGACCGGGTGTTCTGCCACGAAATCACCACGCCCACGGCCATCCAGGACCTGGTGGCCCGGGGAAAGGACCGGGTCTTTGACCCGGATAAGATCAAGGCCGTCATCGACCATGTAACCCCGGCCAAGGATTCCAAGACCGCCATGCAGGGCAAGATCCTCAGGGACTGGGCCCGGCGGCATAATATCAGGGATTTCTTTGACATCGGCAACAACGGGGTCTGCCATGCCATTTTTCCGGAAAAGGGATTTGTCCGGCCCGGGTTCACCGTTATTATGGGCGATTCCCACACCTGCACCCACGGGGCCTTCGGCGCCTTTGCCGCCGGTGTGGGCACCACCGATCTGGAGGTGGGCATCCTCAAGGGGGTCTGTACATTTAAGAAACCGGACACCTTTAAAATTGAGGTAACCGGCCAGCTCCGGGACGGGGTCTATGCCAAGGACATCATCCTGGAGGTGATACGCAGGGTTACCGTGAACGGGGCCACCAATATGGTCATTGAGTTCACCGGTCCCGTGGTGGATGCCATGAACATGGATCAGCGCATGACCCTCTCCAACATGGCCGTTGAGGCCGGGGCGACTTCCGGGATCTGCCAGCCGGACATGACCACCGTGGAATACCTCTGGCCCTTTATAAAGGATGAGTTCGATTCCAAAGAAGCGGCCCTGGCCGAATACGCTGAATTCCGTTCCGACGGGGATGCCGTTTACGCTAAAGCCCTTACCGTGGATGTGAGCGACCTTGCCCCCCAGGTGACCTTCGGGTACAAGCCGGACAATGTGCGGCCGGTATCCGAAATGGCCGGCACCCCTGTGGATCAGGTTTATATCGGATCCTGCACCAATGGCCGCCTGGAGGACCTGAGGGTGGCGGCCGCCGTACTCAAGGGCAAAAAAATTTCCAGCAGGATCCGGGGGATTGTCTCTCCGGCCACTCCGGATATTTTTTCCGCAGCCCTGGAAGAGGGGATTATTAAAATTTTCATGGATGCCGGATTCTGCGTGACCAACCCCACCTGCGGGGCCTGTCTGGGCATGAGCAACGGGGTCCTGGCCGAGGGCGAGGTGGCCGCGGCCACCACCAACCGGAATTTCAACGGCCGTATGGGCAAGGGCGGTATGGTCCATCTCATGAGCCCCGCCACGGCGGCGGCAACAGCCATCGCCGGTGAAATTGCCAATTCCCGTCTGTTCGCGGATTGA
- a CDS encoding TraB/GumN family protein, with amino-acid sequence MSEEKTPSNDIHNLTWDGKEITLIGTAHVSRHSAELVKETIEEQAPDTVCVELCNTRLATIRDADRWRNMDIVKIIKEKKALMLFMNLLLSSFQKKIADKFGIKPGQEMINAIAAAEAVSADIVPADREIQTTLSRVWRGMGFWEKLKLIFSMVFSFGQSDEIEEEDIEKMKQEDILQSLLSDVKEAHPIIEKALIDERDQFLADHIRSAPGERIVAVVGAAHVPGIKRYIENRTPIDVDELNTIPAPGNMGKILKWIIPGLILLLFAAGFMMEGKNAGTDMIWIWIMANGIFAGIGALAALAHPYTIASSIVAAPLTSLNPMIAAGWVSGLVEAFSRKPKVKDLEAIPTDITTVKGFWRNNVTRILLVVIFTNLGSTIGTMTAVPLMLKLIS; translated from the coding sequence ATGTCAGAAGAGAAGACACCCAGCAACGATATCCACAACCTTACCTGGGACGGCAAGGAGATCACCCTTATCGGTACGGCCCATGTTTCCCGGCACAGCGCAGAACTGGTCAAAGAGACCATCGAAGAACAGGCGCCGGATACGGTCTGCGTCGAGCTGTGCAACACCAGGCTGGCCACCATAAGGGATGCGGACCGGTGGAGAAATATGGATATTGTGAAAATCATCAAGGAAAAAAAAGCACTGATGCTTTTCATGAACCTGCTGCTCTCTTCTTTCCAGAAAAAAATAGCCGATAAATTCGGAATCAAGCCGGGCCAGGAAATGATCAATGCCATTGCTGCGGCAGAAGCGGTGTCCGCAGACATTGTCCCGGCCGACCGTGAAATTCAGACCACCCTCTCCCGGGTATGGCGGGGCATGGGGTTCTGGGAAAAACTCAAGCTCATCTTTTCCATGGTATTTTCCTTTGGCCAATCCGATGAAATAGAGGAAGAAGACATTGAAAAGATGAAACAGGAGGACATTCTCCAGTCCCTTCTCTCGGATGTCAAGGAGGCACACCCCATCATTGAAAAGGCACTCATCGACGAACGGGACCAGTTCCTGGCCGACCATATCCGCAGTGCACCCGGGGAAAGGATTGTGGCTGTGGTGGGCGCCGCCCATGTGCCCGGGATCAAACGCTACATTGAAAACCGGACCCCCATCGACGTGGATGAACTCAACACCATACCTGCACCGGGAAACATGGGAAAAATCCTGAAATGGATAATCCCCGGCCTCATCCTCCTGCTCTTTGCCGCAGGTTTCATGATGGAGGGTAAAAACGCCGGCACGGACATGATCTGGATCTGGATCATGGCCAACGGCATATTTGCCGGCATCGGCGCCCTGGCCGCCCTGGCCCATCCCTATACCATCGCCTCATCCATTGTGGCCGCCCCCCTGACCTCCCTGAATCCAATGATTGCGGCGGGCTGGGTCTCGGGCCTGGTGGAGGCCTTTTCCAGAAAACCCAAGGTCAAAGACCTGGAGGCCATCCCCACCGACATCACCACGGTGAAAGGCTTCTGGCGCAACAACGTCACCCGGATTCTTCTGGTGGTCATCTTCACCAACCTGGGCTCCACCATCGGCACCATGACAGCGGTGCCCCTGATGCTCAAACTGATTTCCTAG
- a CDS encoding YigZ family protein — MSQLKYFYSVGRSASDPVRITEIKIKRSRFICSLAYAESMEAAKAFITSVAKDNHTATHNCWAYVVGDKGQFCHSSDAGEPAGTAGKPMLNTLQSHGMTCTAAVVTRYFGGVKLGVRGLIEAYAQSVAAAIDSAPLVKLVKTETIMVALPYGMNDTFLSRIKTFKVEVAHTDYGEQVDHTLSVEAQDLSAFKTFLNEYKNQGLLNYIQEK; from the coding sequence ATGAGCCAGTTAAAATATTTTTATTCAGTGGGGCGGTCCGCCTCGGATCCGGTTCGGATTACAGAAATCAAGATTAAACGGTCCCGGTTTATATGTTCCTTGGCCTATGCCGAATCCATGGAAGCGGCAAAGGCTTTTATCACCTCTGTGGCCAAGGACAACCATACGGCCACCCATAACTGCTGGGCATATGTGGTGGGGGACAAAGGGCAGTTCTGCCATTCCTCCGATGCCGGAGAACCGGCGGGTACGGCGGGCAAACCCATGCTCAATACCCTGCAAAGCCATGGGATGACCTGCACGGCCGCCGTTGTCACCCGTTATTTCGGCGGGGTGAAACTGGGGGTGCGGGGGCTGATCGAGGCCTATGCCCAGTCCGTGGCCGCTGCCATAGACTCCGCGCCCCTGGTGAAGCTTGTTAAAACCGAGACCATCATGGTGGCGCTGCCCTACGGGATGAACGATACCTTTTTAAGCCGGATCAAAACATTTAAAGTCGAAGTCGCTCACACCGATTACGGCGAACAGGTTGACCACACCCTCTCCGTGGAGGCACAGGACCTGTCCGCGTTCAAAACCTTTTTAAATGAATACAAAAATCAGGGGCTGCTGAATTATATTCAGGAAAAATAG
- the leuD gene encoding 3-isopropylmalate dehydratase small subunit, whose amino-acid sequence MKRFEGKILCLDRADINTDEIIPAKYLTEIEKTAMKPHLLEDLKMEGFDPALDLDGVSVIVTRENFGCGSSREHAPWALEVNGIYVVIAPSFARIFRQNMFNCGMMAIELPEKDINDLFSLCKNGEGQLKVDVEKGKISAVAGPETLEFGFRISEFDKTLVQTGGWVEFADKNY is encoded by the coding sequence ATGAAACGCTTTGAAGGAAAGATCCTCTGCCTGGACCGGGCAGATATCAACACCGATGAAATCATTCCGGCCAAATACCTGACGGAAATTGAGAAAACCGCAATGAAACCCCATCTCCTGGAAGATCTGAAGATGGAAGGATTTGACCCGGCCCTGGACCTGGACGGGGTGTCCGTTATTGTCACCCGGGAAAATTTCGGCTGCGGTTCGTCAAGGGAACACGCGCCCTGGGCACTGGAGGTCAACGGGATTTATGTGGTTATCGCACCCAGCTTTGCCCGGATTTTCCGGCAGAACATGTTCAACTGCGGAATGATGGCCATTGAACTGCCTGAAAAGGATATCAATGACCTCTTTTCCCTGTGCAAAAACGGGGAGGGGCAGTTGAAAGTGGATGTGGAAAAGGGCAAAATTTCGGCCGTTGCAGGGCCAGAAACCCTTGAATTCGGGTTCCGGATTTCGGAATTTGACAAAACCCTGGTGCAGACCGGGGGGTGGGTGGAATTCGCCGATAAAAATTATTGA
- a CDS encoding NAD(+)/NADH kinase: MTQKRIGIVIKNEAYAQEKAKELIRKLGDNCVVIDTQETEKRPIPRDLICIVVLGGDGTFLSVARYIENCGIPLMGVKFGEVGFLAEITEDRLYEAIEAIFRGDYIIRERSRLDIKVFREGNIIIDEDVLNDAVINKAALSRLTACAVYLDDTYLTTYRADGLILATPTGSTAYSLAAGGPVVHPAVPSIILTPICPFTLTNRPLLIPDLTRVEIRLEGGPEDMILTLDGQEGFAMDPRDKIFVKKSRNNVRMISFEDDSYFKVLKTRLHWSGGR; encoded by the coding sequence GTGACTCAAAAGCGTATCGGGATTGTCATCAAAAATGAAGCCTATGCCCAGGAAAAGGCCAAAGAACTGATCCGTAAACTGGGGGACAATTGTGTGGTCATCGACACCCAGGAAACGGAAAAGCGCCCCATTCCCCGGGACCTCATCTGCATTGTCGTTCTGGGGGGAGACGGCACCTTTTTAAGTGTTGCCCGGTACATTGAAAACTGCGGCATCCCGCTGATGGGTGTTAAATTCGGAGAAGTGGGATTTTTGGCCGAAATCACTGAAGACCGGCTCTACGAAGCCATTGAGGCCATTTTCAGGGGAGATTATATTATCCGGGAAAGAAGCCGGCTGGACATCAAGGTGTTCCGGGAGGGTAACATCATCATTGACGAAGATGTGCTCAACGATGCGGTAATCAACAAAGCAGCCCTGTCCAGGCTTACGGCCTGCGCCGTCTACCTGGACGACACCTATCTGACCACCTACCGGGCCGACGGCCTCATCCTGGCCACCCCTACCGGTTCCACGGCCTATTCCCTGGCAGCCGGGGGACCGGTTGTCCATCCGGCCGTCCCCTCCATCATCCTTACCCCCATCTGCCCCTTTACCCTGACCAACCGGCCGCTCCTCATTCCGGACCTCACCCGGGTGGAGATCCGGCTGGAAGGCGGCCCCGAGGACATGATCCTCACCCTGGACGGCCAGGAGGGATTTGCAATGGACCCCCGGGATAAAATCTTCGTAAAGAAGAGCCGGAACAATGTCCGGATGATCTCATTTGAGGACGACTCATATTTTAAGGTGCTCAAGACACGGCTGCACTGGAGCGGTGGGCGCTAA
- the polA gene encoding DNA polymerase I: protein MADQKTIYLIDGSAFLYRAFHAIRSLSTSKGHPTNATFGFTRILLKLLKEKQPKYAAVFFDVKGPTFRHKMYDEYKANRPPMPEELALQIPDIKEVTRALKIPIVQKQGYEADDLVGTYARLAQEDGFRVVMVTGDKDFIQLISDDCILWDPMKDTVTDKAAVMEEKGIEPEQFIDVLGLAGDTADNIPGVKGVGPKTAIKLVAQFGSIKGIYENLDSLKKKKKLHENLSASREIVELSRDLAAIDRQVAVKKKISEFKLTEFDTQRAFELFKSFEFKNLATEFAAKADKTKKVYKLITATAEMEKLASVLENKGLFAVDTETTSKTAMEADLVGLSFSYMDDTGYYIPVAHTQTSDITMPEKEDILRIFKPLLENPEIKKVGQNIKYDYIVLARYGIELKGIVFDTMIASHLLNPGTRGHSLDRIAMNLFGYKMISYEEVAGKGKSQIGFNEVPLDMAADYAAEDADITFMAYKELKKEITAKGLMDLMETIEVPLISVLARMEMSGIGVDPQELAQMSQTFETELKELEKEIYGLAGEEFNINSSQQLGVILFEKLELKAVKKTKKKTGYSTDVQVLTKLAETHELPERILRYRTLGKLKSTYVDALAQLIHPETGRIHTSFNQTVTVTGRLSSSNPNLQNIPIRKPEGKKIRKAFIPAQGCTLISADYSQIELRLLAHCADDTILIEAFNNDEDIHTRTALEVFQVLPGLVTDDLRSQAKAINFGIVYGMSAFRLSNELGITRKMAGAYIDNYFSRYSGVKAFIEDTVKAAKDTCEVSTLFGRKRRLDDIRSSNANLRNFAERAAVNTPIQGSAADLIKLAMIKMEKALADEGMKSKMLLSVHDEIIFEAAQEETDALIALAKDVMENVTPLKVPLKVNFGSGENWAAADH, encoded by the coding sequence ATGGCGGACCAGAAAACCATTTACCTCATCGACGGCAGCGCCTTTCTTTACCGGGCCTTCCATGCCATTCGCAGCCTATCCACATCCAAGGGCCACCCCACCAATGCCACCTTTGGATTTACCCGGATTCTTTTAAAACTCCTTAAGGAGAAACAGCCCAAGTACGCTGCTGTATTTTTCGATGTCAAAGGCCCCACCTTCCGCCATAAAATGTATGATGAATACAAGGCCAACCGCCCGCCCATGCCCGAAGAACTGGCCCTGCAGATCCCGGATATAAAAGAGGTCACCCGGGCGCTGAAGATTCCCATTGTCCAGAAACAGGGATATGAGGCAGACGACCTTGTGGGCACATACGCCCGGCTGGCCCAGGAAGACGGATTCCGGGTGGTCATGGTCACCGGGGACAAGGATTTCATCCAGTTGATTTCTGATGACTGCATCCTATGGGATCCCATGAAAGACACCGTGACGGACAAGGCCGCCGTCATGGAAGAGAAAGGCATTGAACCCGAACAGTTCATTGATGTCCTGGGCCTTGCCGGGGACACGGCGGACAATATCCCCGGGGTAAAGGGCGTCGGGCCCAAAACCGCCATCAAGCTGGTGGCCCAGTTCGGCTCCATCAAAGGGATCTATGAGAACCTGGACAGCCTGAAGAAAAAGAAAAAACTCCATGAAAACCTCAGTGCATCCAGGGAGATTGTGGAACTAAGCCGTGATCTGGCCGCCATTGACCGGCAGGTGGCGGTGAAAAAAAAGATCAGCGAATTTAAACTGACGGAATTTGACACCCAGCGGGCCTTTGAACTTTTCAAGTCCTTTGAATTCAAGAATCTGGCCACGGAATTTGCCGCCAAGGCCGACAAAACCAAAAAGGTATACAAGCTCATCACCGCCACGGCAGAGATGGAGAAACTGGCCTCGGTCCTTGAAAACAAGGGGCTTTTCGCCGTGGATACGGAAACCACATCCAAAACCGCCATGGAAGCGGACCTGGTGGGCCTCTCATTTTCTTATATGGATGATACGGGATACTATATTCCCGTGGCCCATACCCAGACCTCGGATATCACCATGCCGGAGAAAGAAGATATTTTACGGATTTTTAAACCCCTGCTGGAAAATCCGGAAATTAAAAAGGTGGGACAGAATATCAAGTACGACTATATTGTCCTGGCCCGGTACGGCATTGAACTCAAGGGCATTGTATTCGACACCATGATCGCCTCCCATCTGCTCAATCCCGGCACCCGGGGCCACAGCCTGGACCGCATTGCCATGAACCTTTTCGGCTATAAAATGATCTCCTATGAAGAGGTGGCGGGAAAGGGGAAAAGCCAGATCGGGTTCAACGAGGTGCCCCTGGATATGGCCGCCGATTATGCGGCAGAAGATGCGGACATCACCTTCATGGCATACAAAGAACTGAAAAAGGAAATCACGGCCAAGGGCCTTATGGACCTAATGGAAACCATTGAGGTGCCGTTGATTTCAGTGCTGGCCCGGATGGAGATGTCAGGCATCGGGGTGGATCCCCAGGAGCTGGCACAGATGTCCCAGACCTTTGAGACCGAACTAAAAGAACTGGAAAAGGAGATCTACGGCCTGGCCGGCGAGGAATTCAACATCAATTCATCCCAGCAGCTGGGCGTCATCCTCTTTGAAAAATTGGAGTTGAAGGCCGTCAAGAAAACCAAGAAAAAAACCGGGTATTCCACCGATGTCCAGGTGCTGACCAAGCTGGCCGAAACCCATGAACTGCCAGAACGCATATTGAGATACCGGACACTGGGCAAACTCAAATCCACCTATGTGGATGCCCTGGCCCAGCTCATCCACCCGGAGACCGGCCGGATCCACACCTCTTTCAACCAGACCGTCACGGTAACGGGCAGGCTCTCCAGTTCCAACCCCAACCTCCAGAACATCCCCATCCGAAAGCCCGAAGGCAAAAAAATACGGAAAGCCTTTATTCCGGCCCAGGGCTGCACCCTGATCTCTGCGGACTATTCCCAGATTGAGCTTCGCCTTCTGGCCCACTGTGCAGACGACACCATCCTCATTGAGGCCTTTAATAACGACGAAGACATCCACACCCGTACGGCCCTGGAGGTCTTCCAGGTCCTGCCCGGCCTGGTCACCGACGATTTGCGCAGCCAGGCCAAGGCCATCAACTTCGGCATTGTATACGGGATGAGCGCCTTCCGCCTTTCCAACGAACTGGGCATCACACGGAAAATGGCAGGCGCCTATATCGACAACTATTTCAGCCGTTATTCCGGGGTAAAGGCCTTCATCGAGGACACCGTCAAGGCGGCAAAGGATACCTGCGAGGTCTCCACCCTTTTCGGCCGGAAGCGGCGGCTGGATGACATCCGCTCTTCCAACGCCAACCTGAGGAATTTTGCGGAGCGGGCCGCGGTCAACACCCCCATCCAGGGCAGTGCCGCCGACCTTATCAAATTGGCCATGATAAAAATGGAAAAGGCCCTGGCCGACGAAGGGATGAAATCAAAAATGCTGCTTTCCGTCCACGACGAAATCATCTTTGAAGCCGCGCAGGAAGAAACCGACGCCCTCATCGCCCTGGCAAAGGACGTCATGGAGAATGTCACTCCGCTGAAAGTTCCCCTGAAGGTCAACTTCGGCTCCGGGGAGAACTGGGCGGCGGCAGACCATTAA